From the genome of Sulfitobacter mediterraneus, one region includes:
- a CDS encoding UvrD-helicase domain-containing protein: MTKSVENPAIIAAQAAQAKVDACLDAGKSFRLEAGAGAGKTYSLVAALKKVIAERGRSLVQAGQRVACITFTEVARDEIAVEIEDHPAILVETIHAFSWGFMASFQSALRSLLPELERRSAAIIEAGGIGERAVVYDLGFFRIEEDQISLAHDDIPALMAKLLSLEKFKRLLTQQFPVLFIDEYQDTDRDFMNAIDEQFFKGDGGPMVGLFGDHWQTIYRSEYELAHYSVEAIDKGSNFRSAQPIVNVLNRLRPELPQVVSDPDLPGEARFFHANAYNGERTNSPHSKNDLPPEMAKAARINLMARLEAEGWVPEKTKVLMLTHSVLAAEQGYLDIAEVFKGRNDQFVKKEDPVVKLLTEVVEPMCAAYSDGDYGKMFDIFGAGPAIRSHADKLAWRADMDHLLKLRADGTIGEVIDHLKQTSRPALSSRIVKREDDLKALQGQPIPEDMGALQRHANLREVPYVEIIEVAKFVEGFTPFATQHSVKGAEFENVLVVLGGGWNHYNWPQLLELLETKGLTTKNTKAFYRSRNLFYVSISRPMNRLAVLATQTLSETALKAVAHLFGVEGVEELPLEQLA; encoded by the coding sequence GACTTGAGGCGGGCGCAGGCGCAGGCAAGACCTATTCACTTGTAGCCGCCCTCAAGAAGGTCATAGCAGAGCGGGGGCGTTCACTGGTTCAGGCCGGTCAACGCGTCGCGTGCATCACCTTTACCGAAGTCGCTCGTGACGAAATCGCCGTGGAAATCGAAGATCATCCGGCAATCTTGGTGGAAACGATCCATGCATTCTCTTGGGGCTTCATGGCTTCGTTCCAATCCGCTTTGCGGTCTTTGCTGCCGGAGCTGGAAAGGCGATCGGCGGCGATCATTGAAGCCGGTGGTATTGGCGAGAGGGCTGTGGTCTACGATTTGGGGTTCTTCCGGATCGAAGAAGACCAGATATCGCTCGCGCATGACGATATCCCGGCGCTTATGGCCAAGCTGCTGTCATTGGAGAAGTTCAAGCGTCTCCTCACGCAGCAGTTTCCCGTACTGTTCATCGACGAATACCAGGACACGGATCGCGACTTCATGAATGCGATCGACGAACAATTTTTCAAGGGCGACGGTGGTCCGATGGTTGGGTTGTTCGGCGATCACTGGCAAACGATCTATCGGAGCGAATACGAGCTCGCCCATTACTCTGTCGAGGCTATCGATAAGGGATCGAATTTTCGCTCGGCGCAACCCATCGTCAATGTTCTGAACCGACTGCGACCCGAATTGCCACAGGTCGTTAGCGACCCTGATCTGCCGGGCGAGGCACGCTTTTTCCACGCTAACGCCTACAATGGGGAGAGGACCAACTCTCCCCATTCCAAGAACGACTTACCGCCTGAAATGGCGAAAGCGGCCAGGATCAACCTGATGGCCCGCCTAGAAGCGGAAGGTTGGGTGCCGGAGAAAACCAAGGTTTTGATGCTGACCCACAGTGTTCTTGCTGCTGAACAGGGCTATCTGGATATTGCAGAGGTCTTCAAGGGGCGAAACGATCAATTTGTCAAAAAGGAGGACCCAGTCGTCAAGTTGCTGACCGAGGTCGTCGAGCCAATGTGTGCTGCTTATTCAGACGGCGACTACGGGAAAATGTTCGATATTTTCGGGGCTGGTCCAGCTATTCGAAGCCACGCAGACAAACTCGCCTGGCGCGCCGATATGGACCATCTTCTCAAACTGAGAGCCGATGGCACTATCGGTGAGGTAATTGATCACCTCAAGCAGACGAGCCGTCCGGCTCTCTCGTCGCGGATCGTCAAGAGAGAGGACGATCTTAAAGCGCTCCAAGGACAACCGATTCCCGAAGATATGGGGGCTCTGCAAAGGCATGCCAATCTGCGGGAAGTGCCCTATGTAGAAATCATCGAGGTCGCCAAGTTCGTCGAGGGCTTCACTCCATTCGCGACGCAGCACAGCGTCAAGGGTGCCGAGTTCGAGAACGTTCTGGTCGTCCTCGGAGGTGGATGGAACCATTACAATTGGCCTCAACTGCTTGAATTGCTGGAAACTAAAGGCCTAACCACAAAGAACACCAAAGCCTTCTATCGCTCCCGAAACCTGTTCTACGTGTCGATATCCCGGCCCATGAATCGCCTTGCCGTGCTCGCCACTCAGACCTTATCTGAAACCGCCTTGAAGGCCGTGGCGCATCTGTTTGGAGTCGAAGGCGTGGAGGAACTCCCGCTTGAACAATTGGCCTAG
- a CDS encoding type IV secretion system protein, giving the protein MSVVTYFVETSQGYLDTAAETQFGSVAATVGTLLVLGTTLVVILVFLNMIYQYKAMDGRTAFWLAVKIGLLGIFATNWVQFNALSTAILAGIDSIAGALVASVGGGTPGPSGTFAEEFDRLIAELGDYLNAAGSELNWMAGAMLDIVGVLLLSILGGLAAFILVASRLMIALLIGIAPVMIFLTLFEVTKDYFARWLSALVSFALYPIVVAGVFATITGVSSALIGELGDPEGASNIGALIPFFMMVLMAKGFIIATPFIVRAISGNIMMPALSGGLGGGYSFARAAMGSQQAYNRYLIGGASGAEYAALRARQFFAVQQMPVRQGMGQTGSAGGTGSADSGSKMLAQLARLGRLGRR; this is encoded by the coding sequence ATGAGCGTCGTCACTTATTTCGTTGAAACCTCCCAGGGCTATCTCGACACCGCAGCAGAAACCCAGTTCGGGTCGGTCGCGGCAACGGTCGGCACGCTTCTCGTCCTGGGAACAACGCTCGTGGTGATTCTCGTCTTCCTGAACATGATCTACCAATACAAGGCGATGGACGGGCGCACGGCCTTCTGGCTGGCAGTCAAGATCGGCCTCCTCGGGATATTCGCGACCAACTGGGTGCAGTTCAACGCCCTCTCCACCGCCATCCTGGCCGGCATCGACAGCATTGCGGGCGCGCTTGTCGCCTCAGTCGGTGGCGGCACCCCGGGTCCCTCTGGGACCTTTGCCGAAGAGTTTGACCGGCTGATCGCGGAACTCGGCGACTACCTCAATGCAGCCGGATCAGAGCTGAACTGGATGGCAGGTGCCATGCTCGACATTGTCGGGGTGCTGTTACTTTCGATCCTCGGTGGGCTCGCCGCCTTCATTCTCGTGGCATCCCGCCTGATGATCGCACTCCTGATTGGGATTGCCCCGGTGATGATCTTCCTGACCCTCTTCGAAGTGACCAAAGATTATTTCGCGCGATGGCTTTCGGCACTGGTTTCCTTCGCACTCTACCCCATAGTCGTCGCCGGCGTGTTCGCAACGATCACTGGCGTCTCTTCCGCTCTGATCGGTGAGCTTGGCGACCCGGAAGGGGCTTCAAACATAGGCGCGCTCATCCCCTTCTTCATGATGGTCCTCATGGCCAAGGGCTTCATCATTGCCACGCCCTTCATCGTCCGCGCGATCTCCGGAAACATCATGATGCCCGCCCTCTCCGGTGGTCTCGGCGGCGGCTACAGCTTTGCCCGCGCCGCAATGGGCAGCCAGCAGGCCTACAATCGCTACCTGATCGGTGGGGCAAGCGGTGCGGAATATGCAGCCCTCAGAGCGCGGCAGTTCTTCGCTGTGCAGCAGATGCCTGTTCGGCAAGGGATGGGGCAGACGGGTTCCGCAGGAGGCACAGGATCCGCAGACTCGGGGTCAAAAATGCTGGCGCAGCTGGCAAGACTGGGTCGACTTGGACGACGGTGA
- a CDS encoding ATPase, T2SS/T4P/T4SS family, translating to MSLSYLETSLDRIAAATRDDVIEICINPDGSCWGEFQGDHFMRKLDQRLTATEVKDLGNQIASSANTTMSKDRPIVSVSITYKGRPIRAQVITPPAVLTAMSISLRFFSSLPLDGIALDFLYGKERKLEELRLEKTRELRDVVAAGVIDDALAFCVDNKLNMIVSGGTSTGKTVAARKILSHVPSEERIVTIEEAAELLPTQPNAVTLIANRDAEFQTADVLLTATLRMRPDRIILGEVRGKEAMTFLEAINTGHGGSMTTLHAETPQLAVQRLAIAALKTEIPMTYADMIQYIENSIDVIIQAGRHDGKRGITEFYLPGNNEIGASQ from the coding sequence ATGTCGCTGAGCTATCTCGAAACCTCCCTCGACAGGATCGCCGCCGCCACCCGCGACGATGTCATCGAGATCTGCATCAATCCTGACGGAAGTTGCTGGGGAGAATTCCAGGGCGATCACTTCATGCGAAAGCTGGACCAGAGGCTGACCGCAACAGAAGTCAAAGACCTCGGCAACCAGATCGCCTCTTCCGCCAACACGACAATGAGCAAGGATCGCCCGATCGTTTCGGTCTCGATCACCTACAAGGGGCGACCGATCCGGGCGCAGGTCATCACTCCACCTGCAGTGCTAACCGCCATGTCGATCAGCCTTCGGTTCTTTTCAAGCCTGCCACTCGACGGGATCGCACTCGACTTTCTCTATGGCAAAGAACGCAAGCTCGAAGAACTGCGTCTCGAGAAGACGCGGGAACTGCGCGACGTTGTGGCCGCGGGCGTGATCGACGATGCGCTAGCCTTTTGCGTCGACAACAAGCTTAACATGATCGTCTCTGGCGGCACCTCCACCGGCAAGACCGTGGCTGCGCGCAAGATCCTCTCGCACGTGCCATCCGAGGAACGCATCGTCACCATCGAGGAAGCCGCCGAGCTTCTGCCGACCCAGCCCAATGCCGTGACCCTCATCGCCAATCGCGATGCGGAGTTCCAGACCGCCGATGTGCTGCTCACCGCAACGTTGCGCATGCGCCCCGACCGGATCATCCTCGGAGAGGTGCGCGGCAAGGAGGCCATGACCTTCCTCGAGGCGATCAACACTGGCCATGGCGGCTCAATGACCACGCTGCACGCAGAAACCCCGCAACTTGCCGTGCAGCGTCTGGCCATCGCCGCACTCAAGACCGAGATCCCCATGACCTATGCCGACATGATCCAGTACATCGAGAACTCCATCGACGTAATCATCCAGGCCGGTCGCCATGATGGCAAACGCGGGATCACCGAATTCTACCTCCCCGGCAACAATGAGATCGGAGCTTCCCAATGA
- a CDS encoding TrbI/VirB10 family protein, whose translation MSDTGNTDLEKRLAALEQGKGAGSPPAPRRSPLLALVVVLIIGAGGALLYLLSQPEEEEALPTATPDVFQNEGDGFGAIETLPPPEPEVVLFAPEPVEPNAELLAQLAALQAQIEELRNAPEPVVQEDTAAAEAIDALTAQIAALQAASEAAQQRFQDELTARDRSLEQLRMDLELAQLEANRPLPAPIGPTEDELRAREEERLRREEEARRLAELERRAAEERAFQERRITSPTIAFGGTSGANETALTERTFGEVTDFVLNGALPNSVTQAEVIANPSNTIIQGTMIQAVMETALDSSLPGQTRAVVSEDVYSVDGSRLLIPRGSRLIGRYRSGVDIAQRRVTIAWDRIILPDNQTIQISSFGGDELGRSGVTGFVDTRFDERFGSAALISLISAAPSAAAANVQDETAADVLEDVGDDLADATDSVIGDYLSIGPVIYVDQGARVTVMVDRDLEIF comes from the coding sequence ATGAGCGATACCGGAAACACAGACCTCGAGAAACGCCTCGCGGCCCTCGAACAAGGCAAGGGCGCTGGTTCGCCCCCTGCCCCGCGGCGCTCGCCACTTCTGGCCTTGGTCGTTGTTCTAATAATCGGTGCTGGCGGAGCGCTGCTCTATCTCCTGTCCCAACCCGAGGAAGAGGAGGCCCTACCCACGGCCACGCCGGACGTGTTCCAAAACGAAGGCGACGGGTTCGGCGCCATCGAAACCCTGCCCCCGCCTGAGCCCGAAGTCGTTCTGTTCGCGCCGGAACCGGTGGAACCAAATGCGGAGCTTCTGGCACAGCTCGCAGCCCTTCAGGCCCAGATCGAGGAATTGCGCAACGCGCCTGAGCCGGTGGTCCAAGAAGACACGGCCGCCGCAGAGGCGATCGACGCGCTGACCGCTCAGATCGCTGCGCTCCAAGCCGCCTCGGAAGCCGCACAGCAACGATTCCAGGACGAACTCACGGCGCGGGATCGCAGCCTTGAGCAACTCCGCATGGATCTGGAACTGGCCCAACTCGAGGCCAACCGCCCGCTCCCCGCACCCATCGGACCCACCGAGGACGAGTTGCGCGCGCGGGAAGAAGAACGGCTCCGCCGCGAGGAGGAAGCACGACGGCTCGCGGAACTTGAGCGCCGCGCGGCCGAGGAACGTGCATTTCAGGAACGCCGCATCACCTCGCCCACCATCGCCTTTGGCGGCACGTCCGGTGCGAATGAGACGGCGCTGACCGAGCGCACCTTTGGCGAAGTGACGGATTTCGTTCTGAATGGCGCGCTGCCCAATTCGGTGACACAGGCAGAAGTCATCGCCAACCCGTCCAACACCATCATTCAGGGTACAATGATCCAGGCCGTCATGGAAACCGCCCTCGACAGTTCCCTACCCGGCCAGACCCGTGCCGTCGTTTCCGAAGATGTCTACAGCGTCGACGGCTCTCGTCTCCTGATCCCGCGCGGGTCCCGTCTCATCGGGCGCTATCGCTCTGGCGTCGATATCGCGCAGCGCCGGGTCACCATCGCCTGGGACCGGATCATCCTGCCCGACAACCAGACGATCCAGATCAGCTCTTTCGGGGGTGACGAATTGGGCCGCTCCGGCGTGACCGGCTTTGTCGACACGCGCTTCGATGAGCGTTTCGGCTCAGCGGCGTTGATATCGCTGATCTCCGCCGCGCCAAGCGCTGCTGCTGCAAACGTCCAGGATGAGACCGCCGCGGACGTGCTCGAAGACGTGGGCGATGATCTGGCCGATGCCACGGACAGCGTGATCGGCGACTACCTCTCAATCGGCCCCGTCATCTACGTCGACCAGGGCGCGCGCGTCACGGTGATGGTCGACCGCGATCTGGAGATTTTCTGA
- a CDS encoding TrbG/VirB9 family P-type conjugative transfer protein, which yields MLFIRSLIFVIALLPGLASAEAIPRGGPNDSRVRLATYQEGQVYRLSVSLTHVTTIEFGEGESIRSIIAGDTEGFEIDGVPGGQAFAIKPVARGVHTNVTVYTNRRSYYFNVQETRSPTFYVVQFRYPEDTSRPTRAIAAQAPNYNYGASARTEFTPARVWDDGTFTYFEFPRNAPVPAIFRYANGRERTVNTQATEDGVIRVSGVNRQWVLRIGEEVVCIEATPPAGVGS from the coding sequence TTGTTGTTTATAAGATCGCTTATTTTTGTCATTGCCCTGTTGCCCGGCCTCGCCTCTGCCGAAGCCATCCCGCGTGGCGGTCCCAACGACAGCCGAGTGCGCTTGGCCACCTACCAGGAGGGTCAGGTCTACCGTCTCAGCGTCTCGCTCACCCATGTCACCACCATCGAGTTCGGCGAGGGTGAAAGCATCCGTTCGATCATCGCGGGTGACACGGAAGGGTTTGAGATCGACGGCGTACCCGGCGGTCAGGCCTTCGCGATCAAACCCGTCGCGCGCGGTGTCCATACCAACGTGACGGTCTATACGAACCGGCGGAGCTACTACTTTAACGTCCAGGAGACCCGCAGTCCGACCTTCTACGTGGTCCAGTTCCGCTACCCCGAGGATACCAGCCGCCCCACACGTGCCATCGCAGCCCAAGCGCCGAACTATAATTACGGTGCAAGCGCGCGGACCGAGTTTACCCCTGCCCGCGTCTGGGATGACGGGACGTTCACGTATTTTGAGTTCCCACGGAACGCACCGGTGCCAGCGATCTTTCGTTACGCCAATGGCCGTGAGCGCACGGTCAACACGCAAGCCACCGAGGACGGTGTGATCCGGGTTTCAGGAGTGAACCGACAATGGGTGCTGCGGATCGGAGAGGAGGTGGTCTGCATCGAGGCCACACCACCTGCGGGGGTAGGCTCATGA
- a CDS encoding virB8 family protein: protein MVATEQEIIEEELVYGALRRERLWQRLGLMGLVFGIIGCLSAAAVSILDVDPPPVVVPYDPATGFALPEASVGASSVTANQAIIEAEVFRYVTDREVYNQLDNDLRIRSVLRRSDGAAESGLRQIWNSANENYPPTVYGPNARLDVEILSINRIGTNRATVRLRKRLTSINGVQTGLFTATLLFEFRPETRRSIDEVWTNPFGFTVREYSIRSDRLEN, encoded by the coding sequence ATGGTGGCGACTGAACAAGAAATCATCGAGGAAGAACTGGTCTATGGTGCCTTACGCCGCGAACGGCTCTGGCAACGCCTTGGCCTGATGGGCCTTGTCTTCGGTATCATCGGCTGTCTAAGTGCCGCGGCTGTCTCGATCCTCGATGTCGATCCCCCGCCTGTCGTTGTCCCCTATGATCCTGCCACTGGTTTTGCACTCCCCGAAGCCTCGGTGGGCGCTTCCTCGGTGACCGCGAACCAGGCGATCATCGAGGCGGAAGTATTCCGCTATGTGACTGACCGCGAAGTCTACAACCAGCTCGATAACGATCTGCGCATCCGCAGCGTCCTGCGCCGCTCGGACGGGGCCGCCGAAAGTGGGCTGCGCCAGATCTGGAACAGCGCAAATGAGAACTATCCGCCGACGGTCTATGGCCCCAATGCCCGTCTCGACGTGGAAATCCTCAGCATCAACCGGATCGGAACCAACCGCGCGACGGTCCGCCTGCGCAAGCGCCTGACGTCCATTAACGGAGTCCAGACCGGCCTCTTCACTGCGACGCTTCTCTTCGAGTTCCGCCCGGAGACCCGCCGCTCCATCGATGAGGTCTGGACCAATCCATTCGGCTTCACCGTCCGCGAGTATTCCATCCGCTCCGACAGATTGGAGAACTGA
- a CDS encoding type IV secretion system protein — protein MRHLLMRTALATTLGIGLHLGTLSPAMAQGVPVVDTQNIAQNIQQLRQMIEDEILQNEQLTQLREQLATLTDQLAELQRTYEALTRLAELPEIIRTEMEDELNGLLDQEFGDILATIEAIKTGDFSGLSGSGAGEIETQMDRVLADLGFDDDTLSEMATSGNPGANRVATQATTGALVSAAAQNSYEDAGQSLERVDRLVGLIDDMDELKESIDLNTRVTAELAIALVAMWQLEAVQTVGDGTGGVIDAATIAEEQRFMDFTLPDLRAD, from the coding sequence ATGCGACATTTACTCATGAGAACGGCCTTGGCCACGACGCTTGGGATCGGCCTGCATCTCGGCACCCTGTCCCCTGCCATGGCGCAAGGTGTACCCGTCGTCGACACCCAGAACATCGCGCAAAACATCCAGCAGCTCCGGCAGATGATCGAAGACGAGATCCTGCAAAACGAGCAACTGACGCAGCTCCGCGAACAGCTTGCGACACTCACGGACCAACTCGCGGAGCTGCAACGGACCTACGAGGCGCTCACCCGCCTCGCCGAACTGCCGGAAATCATCCGCACCGAGATGGAGGACGAGCTGAACGGCCTGCTCGACCAGGAGTTCGGCGATATCCTCGCCACCATCGAAGCCATCAAGACCGGGGATTTCTCCGGCCTCTCCGGTTCCGGCGCGGGCGAGATCGAAACCCAAATGGATCGGGTCTTGGCCGATCTCGGGTTTGACGATGACACGCTTTCGGAAATGGCCACCAGCGGCAATCCCGGGGCCAACCGCGTGGCAACACAAGCCACGACCGGCGCGCTCGTCTCGGCCGCGGCCCAGAACAGCTATGAGGACGCAGGACAATCGCTGGAACGCGTCGACCGGCTCGTCGGGCTCATCGACGACATGGACGAACTCAAGGAAAGCATCGATCTCAACACGCGCGTGACGGCGGAACTGGCCATCGCACTTGTCGCCATGTGGCAACTCGAAGCCGTGCAAACCGTGGGTGACGGCACCGGCGGCGTGATCGATGCCGCCACCATCGCCGAAGAGCAGCGCTTCATGGATTTCACATTGCCGGACCTCCGGGCAGACTAA